One Streptomyces sp. SAI-135 DNA segment encodes these proteins:
- the thiD gene encoding bifunctional hydroxymethylpyrimidine kinase/phosphomethylpyrimidine kinase — MKPLVLTVAGSDSGGGAGIQADLKTMLALGVHGMSVVTAVTAQNSLGVQGAWELPVEAVRAQYRSVVDDIGVQAVKTGMLASAELVETVAELVGATDAPAVIDPVGVSKHGDPLLASSALDSVRRLLLPVATVATPNLDEVAQLTGVRVESESQLREAAAAVLSYGPKWVLIKGGHLTGDAVDLLTDGTAEHWLRAPRHDNRHTHGTGCTLASAIASYLAKGRSVPEAVTAAKEYVTGAIAAGFALGGGIGPVDHGWALTRDTPGS; from the coding sequence GTGAAGCCCCTGGTGCTCACGGTGGCGGGCTCCGACTCCGGCGGCGGCGCCGGGATCCAGGCCGACCTGAAGACGATGCTCGCGCTCGGCGTGCACGGCATGAGTGTCGTCACCGCCGTCACCGCGCAGAACTCCCTCGGCGTACAGGGTGCCTGGGAACTGCCGGTGGAGGCGGTACGGGCCCAGTACCGCAGTGTCGTGGACGACATCGGCGTGCAGGCCGTCAAGACCGGGATGCTCGCCTCGGCCGAACTCGTCGAGACCGTGGCCGAGTTGGTCGGGGCCACGGACGCCCCGGCCGTGATCGACCCGGTCGGCGTCTCCAAGCACGGCGACCCGCTGCTGGCCTCGTCCGCCCTGGACTCGGTACGGCGGCTGCTGCTCCCGGTGGCCACCGTCGCCACCCCGAACCTCGACGAGGTGGCCCAGCTCACGGGGGTGCGGGTGGAGTCGGAGTCCCAGCTGCGGGAGGCCGCCGCGGCCGTCCTGTCGTACGGACCGAAGTGGGTGCTGATCAAGGGCGGCCATCTGACCGGCGACGCCGTCGACCTGCTCACCGACGGCACCGCGGAGCACTGGCTGCGCGCGCCCCGCCACGACAACCGGCACACCCACGGCACCGGCTGCACCCTCGCCTCCGCGATCGCCTCGTACCTCGCGAAGGGCCGGTCCGTGCCGGAGGCGGTGACGGCCGCCAAGGAGTACGTCACCGGCGCGATCGCCGCCGGCTTCGCGCTCGGCGGCGGGATCGGGCCCGTGGATCACGGCTGGGCGCTCACCCGGGACACGCCGGGATCCTGA
- the rpmB gene encoding 50S ribosomal protein L28, giving the protein MAANCDVCGKGPGFGNSVSFSHRRTSRRWNPNIQHVRTVIGGTPKRLNVCTSCIKAGKVSR; this is encoded by the coding sequence GTGGCTGCCAACTGCGACGTCTGTGGCAAGGGGCCGGGCTTCGGCAACAGCGTGTCCTTCTCGCACCGCCGTACGTCCCGTCGCTGGAACCCGAACATCCAGCACGTCCGTACCGTGATCGGCGGGACGCCCAAGCGCCTGAACGTCTGCACCTCGTGCATCAAGGCCGGCAAGGTCTCGCGCTGA
- a CDS encoding DAK2 domain-containing protein yields the protein MAQVPQTFFDALAVRTWCGLTLRALGRAREEIDAINVYPVADGDTGTNLYLTAESAAAAVEAVFEAHDAHGSGKPALAEAARAMAHGALIGARGNSGTILAQLLRGMAQVLAADDETAHTDGEGLGLALRHAADSARRAVAHPVEGTVLTVASAAADAAGGAQGDCGTIARAAYDGARAALAATPGQLAVLERAGVVDAGGRGLVAVLGALVETFTGEVPRAVPVVSDLGHARVAGDDTDMTSAEVPADVIEECADAPGTHGPAFEVIYLLEADDTAVERLRQRLDALGDSLVVVGGDGLWNVHVHVDDAGAAVEVGVEAGRPYRIRITHFGLGDVHTTGAERPRREPAQRAVVAVVPGEGLAGLYTEAGATTVLARPGEPPASGELVEAVRRAHAREVVLLPNDADLRHTAAAAAEQARTEGIRVALIPTRSAVQGIAALAVHEPERRFDEDVVQMTSAAGATRYAEVAVAERQSWTMAGICQAGDVLGLIDGDVAVIGSDVTVTAEAVLDRMLSAGGELVTLVLGDEAPETVAEHLEARVRESYLAVDTVVYRGGRQGALLLIGVE from the coding sequence GTGGCGCAGGTGCCGCAGACATTCTTCGATGCTCTCGCGGTGCGCACCTGGTGCGGTCTGACGCTGCGGGCGCTGGGCCGGGCGCGCGAGGAGATCGACGCGATCAACGTCTACCCGGTCGCCGACGGGGACACCGGCACCAACCTCTATCTCACGGCCGAGTCGGCGGCCGCGGCCGTGGAGGCCGTCTTCGAGGCCCACGACGCCCACGGCTCGGGGAAACCGGCACTGGCCGAGGCCGCGCGCGCGATGGCGCACGGCGCCCTCATAGGCGCCCGCGGCAACTCGGGCACGATCCTCGCCCAGCTGCTGCGGGGCATGGCCCAGGTGCTCGCCGCCGACGATGAGACGGCTCACACCGACGGCGAGGGGCTCGGGCTCGCCCTGCGGCACGCGGCCGACTCCGCCCGCCGGGCCGTCGCCCACCCCGTCGAGGGCACCGTCCTCACGGTCGCCTCGGCCGCCGCCGACGCGGCCGGCGGAGCGCAGGGCGACTGCGGCACGATCGCCCGGGCCGCCTACGACGGGGCGCGTGCCGCCCTCGCCGCGACACCCGGCCAGCTCGCCGTCCTTGAGCGGGCGGGCGTGGTGGACGCCGGTGGCCGGGGGCTGGTGGCGGTGCTGGGGGCGCTGGTGGAGACGTTCACCGGGGAGGTGCCCAGGGCGGTGCCGGTGGTGAGCGACCTGGGGCACGCGCGCGTGGCGGGCGACGACACGGACATGACCTCCGCCGAGGTCCCCGCGGACGTCATCGAGGAGTGCGCCGACGCCCCCGGCACCCACGGCCCCGCCTTCGAGGTGATCTACCTCCTGGAGGCCGACGACACCGCCGTGGAGCGGCTGCGGCAGCGACTCGACGCACTCGGGGACTCCCTCGTGGTGGTCGGCGGCGACGGACTGTGGAACGTTCATGTGCACGTCGACGACGCGGGCGCCGCCGTGGAGGTGGGCGTCGAGGCCGGGCGGCCCTACCGGATCCGCATCACGCACTTCGGCCTCGGAGACGTGCACACCACCGGTGCCGAACGGCCGCGCCGCGAGCCCGCCCAGCGGGCCGTCGTCGCCGTGGTGCCCGGTGAGGGCCTGGCCGGGCTGTACACCGAGGCCGGGGCGACCACCGTGCTCGCCCGTCCCGGGGAGCCGCCCGCGAGCGGCGAGCTCGTGGAGGCCGTACGACGGGCCCACGCGCGCGAGGTCGTGCTGCTGCCCAACGACGCCGACCTGCGCCACACCGCGGCAGCCGCGGCCGAGCAGGCCCGCACCGAGGGGATCAGGGTCGCGCTGATCCCGACCCGCTCCGCGGTCCAGGGCATCGCGGCGCTCGCCGTGCACGAACCGGAGCGCCGGTTCGACGAGGACGTCGTCCAGATGACCTCGGCGGCCGGCGCGACCCGCTACGCCGAGGTCGCCGTCGCCGAACGCCAGTCCTGGACCATGGCCGGCATCTGCCAGGCCGGCGACGTCCTCGGGCTCATCGACGGGGACGTGGCCGTCATCGGCTCGGACGTCACCGTCACCGCCGAGGCCGTCCTGGACCGCATGCTCTCGGCCGGCGGCGAGCTGGTCACCCTCGTCCTCGGCGACGAGGCACCCGAGACCGTCGCCGAGCACCTGGAGGCGCGCGTACGGGAGTCGTACCTCGCCGTGGACACGGTCGTGTACCGGGGCGGACGGCAGGGCGCCCTGCTGCTCATCGGCGTCGAATAG
- a CDS encoding tetratricopeptide repeat protein: protein MSGVDGSAAFDALRRAMAENAEEPEGPARNARAEQLLAEAEKLNIPLAVIEALGHQLKVYNYSSEKAKMFVPFARLLRMWDERPEDFDEYETHSLHWVFKWMTTGMLDQPHIPLAAMEKWLGEMEHRYRLAGHSERAVRSAEYSVAAHVGDLERAERAYAAWLAADRDAMADCHACELHEQGWWQSQRGRDAEALDLWAPVLEGAFTCAHEPHAVLASSLKPLLRLGRLDEARANHLRGFRLVRSMESMRGAYADHVEFCALSGNEARALELLAERPAYFTDDGHPRSRLDFTAVVALLTDRLTELGLGERPVPGPAGRSWTAAELAAHARGEALALAARFDERNGTAHVSEQVRARMAQRPLVERLPLGVRAVRTVAAPVPVPAAPATAGEPDLPALVAEARRLSDTLRPNAVEAWAAVARAAEGVELDPRDRAEVADHEAMDRGPEGLELFERAAELYAEAGDPGEALAARARAAYVRALAGEVDAALAAVAGPYDEVLALYSADETGVGQTASVLMSRARILMRRLHESDDAACLAEAESAVREVLALVEGRAGDDVRLAARVAEAQAMLAEQAARTGDLPAAAELFERAAAGFVAAGVPWFAVEYEARLAGLLHHLGDLDGTERALRAALEHGGSHLEAVGRAQLHLQLAEVVGGRGLAGEAAEHALEAAHWADEAGQGPTLGALARHQLGGFLLGLGRWAEAAEVLEAALPDLSAERHGEGTVVQTQWWLGDCLSELGEHREAAERRLQAAEIARHWPEQHDHATLAHLAAESLGAAGLPAEADRAYARAGALWRELGHVHGLVRSLRARAWLALRTQDGADAARQLMADAVRECETALGDASADEETRQRLVGELGHTHRQFGDLLARSVPEDAEDDSIRAVLEEALAEVVEAVVVFASLGDGALDARTGAELAAGWLAADLSRPAEAAARARAVLDAYGDAEADDGTAQSRRDEARRLLGLMEEQDG, encoded by the coding sequence ATGAGCGGAGTCGACGGGAGTGCGGCCTTCGACGCGCTGCGCCGGGCGATGGCGGAGAACGCCGAGGAGCCGGAGGGGCCCGCCCGCAACGCGCGCGCGGAGCAGCTGCTCGCCGAAGCCGAGAAGCTGAACATCCCGCTCGCCGTGATCGAGGCGCTCGGACACCAGCTGAAGGTCTACAACTACAGCTCCGAGAAGGCCAAGATGTTCGTCCCCTTCGCGCGGCTGCTGCGCATGTGGGACGAGCGCCCCGAGGACTTCGACGAGTACGAGACGCACTCGCTGCACTGGGTGTTCAAGTGGATGACGACCGGCATGCTCGACCAGCCGCACATCCCGCTCGCCGCCATGGAGAAGTGGCTGGGCGAGATGGAGCACCGCTACCGGCTGGCGGGTCACTCCGAACGGGCCGTGCGCAGCGCCGAGTACAGCGTGGCCGCGCACGTCGGGGACCTGGAACGGGCCGAGCGCGCGTACGCCGCGTGGCTGGCCGCCGACCGGGACGCCATGGCCGACTGCCACGCCTGCGAGCTGCACGAGCAGGGCTGGTGGCAGTCGCAGCGCGGCCGGGACGCGGAGGCGCTCGACCTGTGGGCGCCGGTCCTGGAGGGCGCGTTCACCTGCGCCCATGAGCCGCACGCGGTCCTGGCGTCCTCCCTCAAGCCGTTGCTGCGGCTGGGCCGCCTCGACGAGGCGCGCGCCAACCATCTGCGGGGCTTCCGGCTCGTGCGGTCCATGGAGAGCATGCGCGGCGCCTACGCGGACCACGTCGAGTTCTGCGCGCTCAGCGGCAACGAGGCCCGCGCCCTGGAGCTGCTCGCGGAGCGTCCCGCGTACTTCACGGACGACGGCCACCCGCGCAGCAGGCTGGACTTCACGGCCGTGGTGGCCCTGCTGACGGACCGGCTGACCGAGCTGGGCCTGGGCGAGCGGCCGGTGCCGGGGCCCGCGGGCCGGTCCTGGACCGCGGCCGAACTCGCCGCCCACGCGCGCGGGGAGGCCCTCGCGCTCGCCGCCCGCTTCGACGAGCGCAACGGCACGGCCCACGTCAGCGAGCAGGTACGCGCGCGTATGGCGCAGCGGCCGCTGGTGGAGCGGCTGCCGCTGGGGGTGCGGGCGGTCAGGACCGTGGCCGCTCCCGTGCCGGTGCCCGCGGCCCCCGCGACCGCCGGGGAACCGGATCTGCCCGCGCTGGTCGCCGAGGCCCGGCGGCTGTCGGACACCCTGCGGCCGAACGCCGTGGAGGCGTGGGCGGCGGTCGCCCGGGCCGCCGAGGGCGTCGAGCTGGACCCGCGCGACCGGGCGGAGGTGGCCGACCACGAGGCGATGGACCGGGGCCCGGAAGGTCTTGAACTGTTCGAGCGGGCCGCCGAGTTGTACGCGGAGGCGGGCGACCCGGGCGAGGCGCTGGCGGCACGCGCGCGTGCGGCGTACGTACGCGCCCTCGCGGGCGAGGTGGACGCGGCGCTCGCGGCGGTCGCCGGCCCGTACGACGAGGTCCTCGCGCTCTACTCCGCGGACGAGACGGGCGTGGGGCAGACGGCGTCGGTGCTGATGTCCCGGGCGCGGATCCTGATGCGGCGGCTGCACGAGAGCGATGACGCGGCGTGTCTGGCCGAGGCCGAGTCGGCCGTGCGGGAGGTGCTGGCCCTCGTGGAGGGGCGGGCCGGGGACGACGTGCGGCTCGCCGCACGGGTCGCCGAGGCGCAGGCGATGCTGGCGGAGCAGGCCGCGCGGACCGGGGACCTCCCGGCGGCGGCCGAGCTGTTCGAGCGGGCCGCGGCGGGGTTCGTGGCGGCGGGCGTGCCGTGGTTCGCGGTGGAGTACGAGGCCAGGCTCGCCGGGCTCCTGCACCACCTGGGCGACCTGGACGGGACGGAACGGGCGCTGCGGGCGGCCCTGGAGCACGGCGGGTCCCACCTGGAGGCGGTCGGGCGGGCCCAGCTGCACCTCCAGCTCGCCGAGGTGGTCGGCGGCCGGGGGCTCGCCGGGGAGGCCGCCGAGCATGCCCTGGAGGCCGCCCACTGGGCCGACGAGGCCGGCCAGGGGCCGACGCTGGGTGCCCTGGCCCGGCACCAGCTGGGCGGGTTCCTGCTCGGTCTCGGCCGGTGGGCCGAGGCCGCCGAGGTGCTGGAGGCGGCGCTGCCCGACCTGAGCGCGGAGCGGCACGGCGAGGGGACGGTGGTGCAGACGCAGTGGTGGCTCGGCGACTGCCTGAGCGAGCTGGGCGAGCACCGGGAGGCGGCCGAACGGCGCCTGCAGGCCGCCGAGATCGCCCGGCACTGGCCCGAGCAGCACGACCACGCCACGCTCGCCCACCTCGCCGCCGAGTCCCTCGGGGCCGCCGGGCTGCCCGCCGAGGCCGACCGGGCGTACGCGCGCGCGGGTGCGCTGTGGCGTGAGCTCGGCCATGTGCACGGTCTGGTGCGCTCCCTGCGGGCCCGTGCCTGGCTGGCGCTGCGCACACAGGACGGGGCGGACGCGGCACGGCAGTTGATGGCGGACGCGGTCCGCGAGTGCGAGACCGCGCTGGGGGACGCGAGCGCGGACGAGGAGACGCGGCAGCGGCTCGTCGGTGAGCTGGGGCACACGCACCGGCAGTTCGGGGATCTGCTCGCCCGCTCCGTGCCCGAGGACGCGGAGGACGACTCGATCCGGGCGGTGCTGGAGGAGGCGCTGGCCGAGGTGGTGGAGGCGGTCGTCGTGTTCGCCTCGCTCGGGGACGGCGCCCTGGACGCCCGGACCGGTGCCGAGCTGGCGGCGGGCTGGCTGGCGGCCGACCTGAGCCGGCCGGCCGAGGCGGCGGCACGCGCGCGTGCGGTGCTGGACGCCTACGGCGACGCGGAAGCGGACGACGGGACGGCACAGTCCCGTCGTGACGAGGCGCGCCGGCTGCTGGGGCTCATGGAGGAGCAGGACGGCTGA
- a CDS encoding HSP90 family protein: MDSQTSQSSQTPQVPQQPHTFQVDLRGLVDLLSHHLYSSPKVYLRELLQNAVDAITARRAEQPDAPARVRLYAENGTLRVEDSGVGLTEADVHDLLATIGRSSKRAEGLQEVRSDFLGQFGIGLLACFVVAERIRVVSRSARTPDAPPVEWTASDDGSYRVRTLPSEARPEPGTTVHLVARAGAGEWLAPERVLRLARDFGSLLPYDVRVGDDAVTDLPAPWDRPYPSPAARRVALARHCHELFGFTPLDSIELNVPLAGIRGVAYVLPAAVSPAQRATHRVHLKGMLLTERAEQLLPDWAFFVRCVLDTDSLRPTASRESLYEDETLAAVREALGERIRAWLTGLAAGDPERLAAFLSVHHLGVKSLARHDREMLRTMLPWLPFETTDGRLSLEEFAQRHAVVHFTRTVEEYRQVAPIASAQGVGVVNGGYTYDSDLVEALPSVRPGTVVAELDADTVTAHMDLVDSAEELALSGFLAAARARLDPLGCDVVLRSFRPLSVPALHLDDRDARHEQARAEAEDQADDLWAGILGSLRGSAPRARLVLNHLNPLVRRIGALGDPELIGTATESLYGQALLMAQRPLRPADSALLNRAFMGLLEWATNGEEGR, translated from the coding sequence ATGGATTCCCAGACCTCACAGTCATCACAGACACCCCAGGTACCTCAGCAACCTCACACGTTCCAGGTCGACCTGCGCGGTCTGGTGGACCTCCTCTCCCATCACCTCTACTCCAGCCCGAAGGTCTATCTCCGCGAACTGCTGCAGAACGCGGTGGACGCGATCACGGCCCGGCGGGCCGAGCAGCCGGACGCCCCGGCCCGCGTGCGGTTGTACGCCGAGAACGGCACCCTGCGGGTCGAGGACTCCGGGGTCGGACTCACCGAGGCGGACGTGCACGACCTGCTGGCCACCATCGGGCGCAGTTCCAAGCGGGCCGAGGGACTCCAGGAGGTCCGCTCGGACTTCCTCGGGCAGTTCGGGATCGGGCTGCTCGCGTGCTTCGTGGTCGCCGAGCGGATCCGCGTGGTCAGCCGCAGCGCCCGTACGCCGGACGCCCCGCCCGTGGAGTGGACGGCGAGCGACGACGGTTCGTACCGGGTGCGGACGCTGCCCTCCGAGGCCCGTCCGGAACCGGGGACGACCGTGCACCTGGTCGCCCGCGCGGGGGCCGGCGAGTGGCTCGCTCCCGAGCGGGTCCTGCGGCTCGCCCGGGACTTCGGTTCCCTGCTGCCGTACGACGTCCGGGTCGGCGACGATGCGGTCACCGATCTGCCCGCGCCCTGGGACCGCCCCTACCCCTCCCCCGCCGCCCGCAGGGTGGCCCTGGCCCGGCACTGTCACGAGCTGTTCGGCTTCACCCCGCTGGACTCGATCGAACTGAACGTGCCGCTGGCCGGGATCCGGGGCGTGGCGTACGTCCTTCCCGCGGCGGTCAGCCCCGCCCAGCGGGCCACGCATCGCGTGCACCTGAAGGGCATGCTGCTGACCGAGCGGGCCGAACAGCTGCTGCCGGACTGGGCGTTCTTCGTGCGCTGTGTCCTGGACACCGACAGTCTGCGGCCCACGGCCTCACGCGAGTCGCTGTACGAGGACGAGACGCTGGCGGCCGTGCGGGAGGCGCTCGGGGAGCGGATCAGGGCCTGGCTGACCGGGCTCGCCGCCGGGGATCCGGAGCGGCTCGCGGCGTTCCTGTCCGTGCACCACCTGGGCGTGAAGTCACTCGCGCGGCACGACCGGGAGATGCTGCGCACGATGCTGCCCTGGCTGCCGTTCGAGACGACCGACGGGCGGCTGTCGCTGGAGGAGTTCGCGCAGCGGCACGCGGTGGTGCACTTCACGCGGACCGTCGAGGAGTACCGCCAGGTCGCGCCGATCGCCTCCGCGCAGGGCGTCGGGGTGGTCAACGGCGGTTACACCTACGACAGCGATCTGGTCGAGGCGCTGCCCTCGGTGCGGCCGGGGACGGTCGTCGCCGAGCTGGACGCGGACACCGTCACCGCGCACATGGACCTGGTCGATTCCGCCGAGGAACTGGCGCTGTCGGGCTTCCTGGCGGCCGCGCGGGCCAGGCTCGACCCGCTGGGCTGTGACGTGGTCCTGCGCTCCTTCCGGCCGCTGTCCGTGCCCGCGCTGCACCTGGACGACCGGGACGCCCGGCACGAGCAGGCGCGGGCGGAGGCCGAGGACCAGGCGGACGACCTGTGGGCGGGCATCCTCGGCTCGCTGCGCGGGAGCGCCCCACGCGCGCGTCTCGTGCTGAACCACCTCAATCCGCTGGTACGGCGGATCGGTGCGCTGGGCGATCCGGAGCTGATCGGCACGGCGACCGAGTCCCTGTACGGGCAGGCGCTGCTGATGGCCCAGCGGCCGCTCAGGCCGGCGGACTCGGCGCTGCTTAACCGGGCCTTCATGGGGTTGCTGGAGTGGGCCACGAACGGCGAGGAGGGCCGCTGA
- the recG gene encoding ATP-dependent DNA helicase RecG gives MDLVPALEEPLKKVLGPATAKVMAEHLGLHSVGDLLHHYPRRYEERGQLTHLADLPMDEHVTVVAQVADARLHTFASAKAPRGKGQRLEVTITDGSGRLQLVFFGNGVHKPHKELLPGTRALFAGKVSLFNRRLQLAHPAYELLRGADDEAAETVESWAGALIPIYPATAKLESWKIGKAIQTVLPSAQEAIDPLPESLREGRGLVPLPEALLKIHRPHTKADIADAHARLKWDEAFVLQVALARRRHADAQLPAVPRRPAPDGLLTAFDDRLPFTLTEGQQKVSKEIFDDLATDHPMHRLLQGEVGSGKTMVALRAMLAVVDAGGQAAMLAPTEVLAQQHHRSIVEMMGELAEGGMLGGAEHATKVVLLTGSMGTAARRQAMLDLVTGEAGIVIGTHALIEDKVQFHDLGLVVVDEQHRFGVEQRDALRGKGKQPPHLLVMTATPIPRTVAMTVFGDLETSVLDQLPAGRSPIASHVVPAADKPHFLARAWERVREEVENGHQAYVVCPRIGDEDDDPKKAARKKSPEDEAEKRPPLAVLDVADQLTKGPLSGLRVEVLHGRMHPDDKDAVMRRFAAGETHVLVATTVIEVGVNVPNATVMVIMDADRFGVSQLHQLRGRVGRGSAPGLCLLVSEMPEASPARQRLNAVASTLDGFELSRIDLEQRREGDVLGQAQSGARTSLRVLAVIEDEEIIAEAREEATAVVEADPELTALPGLRTALEALLDEEREQYLEKG, from the coding sequence ATGGATCTCGTGCCCGCACTGGAAGAACCGTTGAAGAAGGTGCTCGGCCCCGCCACCGCGAAGGTGATGGCCGAGCACCTCGGCCTGCACTCCGTCGGCGACCTCCTGCACCACTACCCGCGCAGATACGAGGAGCGGGGGCAGCTGACCCACCTCGCCGACCTGCCCATGGACGAGCACGTCACCGTGGTCGCCCAGGTCGCCGACGCCCGGCTGCACACCTTCGCCTCGGCCAAGGCGCCGCGCGGCAAGGGGCAGCGGCTGGAGGTCACCATCACGGACGGCAGCGGCCGCCTCCAACTGGTCTTCTTCGGCAACGGCGTGCACAAGCCCCACAAGGAACTCCTGCCGGGCACCCGCGCGCTGTTCGCCGGCAAGGTCTCCCTCTTCAACCGACGCCTCCAACTGGCGCATCCGGCCTACGAGTTGCTGCGCGGTGCCGACGACGAGGCGGCGGAGACGGTGGAGAGCTGGGCGGGCGCCCTGATCCCCATCTACCCCGCCACCGCGAAACTGGAGTCCTGGAAGATCGGCAAGGCGATCCAGACCGTCCTGCCGAGCGCACAGGAGGCGATCGACCCCCTCCCGGAGTCACTGCGCGAGGGCCGCGGTCTGGTTCCCCTGCCCGAGGCCCTCCTCAAGATCCACCGCCCGCACACCAAGGCCGACATCGCCGACGCCCACGCCCGCCTCAAGTGGGACGAGGCCTTCGTCCTCCAGGTCGCCCTGGCCCGCCGCCGCCACGCGGACGCCCAACTCCCGGCCGTCCCGCGGAGACCCGCCCCGGACGGCCTCCTCACCGCCTTCGACGACCGCCTCCCCTTCACCCTCACGGAAGGCCAGCAGAAGGTCTCCAAGGAGATCTTCGACGACCTGGCCACGGACCACCCGATGCACCGGCTGCTCCAGGGGGAAGTGGGCTCGGGAAAGACAATGGTGGCCCTGCGCGCCATGCTCGCCGTCGTCGACGCGGGTGGGCAGGCCGCCATGCTGGCGCCCACCGAGGTGCTCGCGCAGCAGCACCACCGGTCGATCGTCGAGATGATGGGCGAGCTCGCCGAGGGCGGGATGCTGGGCGGCGCGGAGCATGCCACCAAGGTCGTGCTGCTCACCGGGTCGATGGGGACGGCCGCGCGCCGGCAGGCGATGCTGGATCTGGTCACCGGTGAGGCCGGGATCGTGATCGGCACCCACGCGCTGATCGAGGACAAGGTCCAGTTCCACGACCTGGGCCTGGTCGTGGTCGACGAGCAGCACCGCTTCGGCGTCGAGCAGCGCGACGCCCTGCGCGGCAAGGGGAAGCAGCCGCCCCACCTCCTCGTCATGACGGCCACCCCCATTCCGCGCACGGTCGCCATGACGGTCTTCGGCGACCTGGAGACCTCCGTTCTCGACCAGCTCCCGGCCGGCCGCTCCCCGATCGCCAGCCATGTGGTGCCCGCTGCCGACAAGCCCCACTTCCTCGCCCGCGCCTGGGAGCGGGTCCGTGAGGAGGTGGAGAACGGCCACCAGGCCTACGTGGTCTGCCCGCGCATCGGCGACGAGGACGACGACCCGAAGAAAGCCGCCAGGAAGAAGTCCCCCGAGGACGAGGCCGAGAAGCGCCCGCCGCTCGCCGTCCTGGACGTCGCCGACCAGCTCACCAAGGGCCCCCTCAGCGGCCTGCGGGTCGAGGTCCTGCACGGCAGGATGCACCCCGACGACAAGGACGCGGTCATGCGCCGCTTCGCCGCCGGCGAGACCCACGTCCTGGTCGCCACCACGGTCATCGAGGTCGGCGTCAACGTCCCGAACGCCACGGTGATGGTCATCATGGACGCCGACCGCTTCGGCGTCTCCCAGCTCCACCAGCTGCGCGGCCGGGTGGGCCGGGGCTCGGCGCCGGGCCTGTGCCTCCTGGTCTCGGAGATGCCCGAGGCGAGCCCGGCCCGCCAGCGGCTGAACGCGGTGGCCTCGACCCTGGACGGCTTCGAGCTGTCCCGCATCGACCTGGAGCAGCGCCGCGAGGGCGATGTCCTGGGACAGGCCCAGTCCGGCGCCCGGACCTCCCTGCGGGTCCTCGCCGTGATCGAGGACGAGGAGATCATCGCGGAGGCCAGGGAGGAGGCCACGGCGGTGGTGGAGGCGGACCCGGAGCTGACAGCCCTTCCCGGTCTGCGCACGGCCCTGGAGGCGCTCCTGGACGAGGAGAGGGAGCAGTACCTGGAAAAGGGCTGA
- the rsmD gene encoding 16S rRNA (guanine(966)-N(2))-methyltransferase RsmD produces MTRVIAGRAGGRRLAVPPGNGTRPTSDRAREGLFSTWQSLLGGPLAGERVLDLYAGSGAVGLEALSRGAGHTLLVEADARAARTIRENVRNLGLPGAEVRAGKAEQIIGAGAPAEPYDLVFLDPPYRVTDHDLREILLTLRTEHWLAPEALVTVERSTRGGEFQWPPGFDAVKARRYGEGTFWYGRAASTCEDAR; encoded by the coding sequence ATGACGCGCGTGATCGCGGGCAGAGCCGGCGGACGCCGCCTGGCCGTCCCGCCGGGCAATGGCACCCGTCCCACCTCGGACCGCGCGCGCGAAGGTCTCTTCTCCACCTGGCAGTCCCTCCTCGGCGGCCCCCTGGCGGGCGAGCGGGTCCTGGACCTGTACGCCGGATCGGGCGCGGTCGGCCTCGAAGCCCTCTCCCGGGGCGCGGGCCACACCCTCCTCGTGGAGGCCGACGCCCGCGCCGCCCGCACGATCCGCGAGAACGTCAGGAACCTCGGCCTCCCCGGTGCCGAGGTCCGCGCGGGCAAGGCGGAACAGATCATCGGCGCGGGGGCGCCGGCAGAGCCGTACGACCTCGTCTTCCTGGACCCCCCGTACCGAGTCACAGATCACGATCTTCGCGAGATCCTGCTCACACTCCGCACGGAACACTGGCTCGCGCCCGAGGCCCTCGTCACCGTGGAGCGCAGCACCAGAGGCGGAGAATTCCAGTGGCCGCCCGGTTTCGACGCGGTCAAGGCCCGTCGCTACGGCGAGGGAACGTTTTGGTACGGTCGCGCCGCCTCTACGTGCGAAGACGCACGATGA
- the coaD gene encoding pantetheine-phosphate adenylyltransferase, which translates to MRRAVCPGSFDPITNGHLDIISRASRLYDEVYVAVMINKSKKGLFEIDERIDLIREVTAEYGNVIVEAFHGLLVDYCKERDIPAIVKGLRAVSDFDYELQMAQMNNGLSGVETLFVPTNPTYSFLSSSLVKEVATWGGDVSHLVPPRVLEALNERLRKG; encoded by the coding sequence GTGCGCCGCGCCGTCTGTCCCGGGTCGTTCGACCCGATCACCAACGGACACCTAGACATCATCTCCCGCGCCTCCAGGCTGTACGACGAGGTCTATGTCGCGGTGATGATCAACAAGTCCAAGAAGGGCCTGTTCGAGATCGACGAGCGGATCGACCTGATCCGCGAGGTCACCGCCGAGTACGGCAACGTGATCGTCGAGGCCTTCCACGGCCTGCTCGTCGACTACTGCAAGGAGCGCGACATCCCGGCCATCGTCAAGGGCCTGCGCGCGGTCAGCGACTTCGACTACGAGCTGCAGATGGCCCAGATGAACAACGGTCTGAGCGGTGTCGAGACCCTCTTCGTGCCGACCAACCCCACCTACAGTTTCCTGTCCTCCTCGCTCGTCAAGGAGGTCGCCACCTGGGGCGGAGACGTCTCCCACCTGGTGCCCCCGCGGGTCCTCGAAGCCCTGAACGAGCGCCTCCGCAAGGGCTGA